The stretch of DNA ACTGTCAAGCGTTTTTGAACGCCTTTCATTTTGCCCCATTAAAGATGACTTAGTGACGATTTGACAGACGCTGGAGCTTCACGATCATAGTCTTTCGATGTCCTTTTTTTAGAAACACTGAACACACATTGAGCTAATAAAACCGCTGGCAAGGTTATAATTTAGTTTGGCCGACCGAAAAGGCCAACCTAATGGAAAAACTCTGAGTGTGCATTGCATGCAATCATGCCAGGGGTATTCCGTTTTCATAGTtatcaaaaggaaaaacatgTCCATTCCCCACAAGATTGAAGGAGGTCAACCTCATGATAATTAATTAAAGGAAGTGCTCGTGGTTCAGGAATGCATGCGGGTGgacaaaattcatgatgagAATAAAAGGAACTCACAGACACCAGTGACAACTGACCAAAGAGACTGGAAACTCGAGGTTTCAATCAAAGTACAATTCTTTACTAGAGCAAGGTAGATAGCTGTATCAGTAAGAAGGCAAGTCCTAATTTTAATATGTTTCACTGGCTCACAAGTATTCCCTACAATTGCCTCATGCCATTGAACGCACGAAACTGTAATCTAAAAAGATACATCTATTTGTTTGCGGACTTCCATTCCACATCTGGAATTGCTATTCCCACCAGTTTAAATAGATGAGAGGGTGGCCTATAATTTCTATCTTTATTTCCAGACACAtcatatctgatccaccaacgaatttgagttggtagatgTAACTAGCCCTTGaacatttgtcaaaaacttgctcCAGTCTGTGTGATAATCTACGCATGGACAGGATCTGTGCTTTTTCGGGAAACAGTATAAGACACAGTGCTAATGTGGCAACACTTTCCTAAACAGAAAATAAAGACTTCCACTTTTAATTATGTAATGATATTAAGATCAAACTAGAATATTAAGAATAAGATATTAAGATGACTAGAATCCTGCCACAGGATCAATGCCTCTCGGGTACGTATTCCCTTAGAATGTGTCAGAGCCCGAGAAACTAAAAAGAGATGAGaccttcattgttcgaaccaaCTGGGATTCACGAGGACTTCAAAGTGcgctcaaaacgcacattaagcctctacggtcgctacaattgaccAATTGACAACTGACTACAATTGACTGAATtgatcctgggttgggacaaagctcatggatgcttttgaaaacgtacaatatccCATACCTTTCATGTCTTTTTCAAATACTGCAAAGTCCCAACCTTGTTCGAGAGCTACCACTGAACTATAATTgacaaaatggaaccaaaacCCCAAAATAAATGCACCGTTTTCTATCGATCAGACTGTCCAGGCCTATACCTAGCATTGTTCATTGTTTGGAGGACCCTTGTTGAATGGGTCTTATCGGTTCATTTTTATTGGTTCAGTTTTTGACAAGCGATTTGACACGACAAGTCTGCTTTTCATTTCGTACTTAACGTAACATCTACAGATCCCCGAATGATATTGGCTTCAATGGAGTGTGTTGAGTGGGACAAGTTGTTCCCTCGAGCAATTTATTGATTAAAGCGCAAAGCGCAAATCATacataaacatttttttcaatccatgCGTCATTATCTTATGATTTGTTCATCCGTCTCAATTATTGTGTGAGTAATGCAGAATCCACTGAAGGAGATTCCAATAAAACAATCATGACACAATCTGGAGCTATACTATAGTTTTACCAATCTTGTTGTCCCTGAAAAACTCTACTTTGATACAAATGCACACATCCTCCTCCCCCAGATGCGtgactggatcaaaagagataggttttcaatgccaatacatcatcatcatcatcagttgCAATCGATCACGAAGACTGTTTAGAATGTGGGATCGCCTGTTCCAAATAGTCGTCTGCCTATTAGGCATATTTCCGAAGAATCAGGAACGGCGTTTGATTGGCGCCATTGTCTGCTGGGGGCTTTCCGTTGCGCTTCTCATGATGCGCCATGTTCCAATTGTCGAACATGTGGTTCAAACCGTTGGCTGGAGGGCGGTTCATGGTCACCGAAGGCTCCAAACGTCGTTCGTTGCCGTGGCACAAGAGACGTCGGAGAATCAAATACGAGTCGGTGTTCGAGTTGAATCCATCCTGGAACAGAATAAGGAATGGGTTGGAGCACTGTAATGTACACTTTGAGATGGGTTATTTGGAGATGTGGGTTTTACGTGGAAACACGGGGGGGGAAACATTACTTAGAGTGAATGACGTGATTTATGTTGTACTCTTGTCCTACAACCACCATTCCTCGAGATAAAAAGGGTTTTTGGAACATCgttgtttgaaaatatttttgacagaTTTTATTAATACTATTGTGATTTCTATGTATCTTGAACTGCCATTGCCATTGATGCCTGTTTCGTTAGTAAATTAGAGTTGTCAGATACGACAAGCCCTTCTATATAGGTTAAACCGGAACTTTGCTCGAAAACTTGCCCATATGTGATGCTAGAGAAAAAAACCGACTAACGAGTATTAGAAGGCagccaattgaacaatgaaagaagTGAGAAGTGAGGACTTCATACTTTCATACTTCGggactaacctggattctcaggggtttgaaggtgctctcaaaacctCCATGGTCACCAGAAATAACCCTAAAACCTCTGACCCGAAACTTCTTACAAATTCCCTGTGCGAAAGTTATCTTAATTCCAtgaacaattatttttgattaTATCTCTGGAAGAGATAGGCGATATGGAGCTCAAAAGCCAAACAAGATTTTCTTCATGACTTTGTGAAGGCAATGCGGTAATCGGATTGATTGGATATATCGAAATCTCATGGAAGCAAAGATTTATGCCTTGCCAAATTAACCttctttgtccaaaaatagctcaaaGCTTTGGGTTTTTTGGCGGGAGATGAGCTTGCACATTGTCTAAcataaaagtttgaaatgcaGGTGAGCTTGGTCTGACTCAAAAACTAAGCGCTCCTATCTCATCTAATGAGCTTCATATTCAATTGAGATCGACCCTGGGTTTTTGAAAGTAcgaatcattttctttggagATGGCACTATCGAGTTCGATTTGGGAAGTAGTAGGAGAGAAAGGACCATCAAAATAATCTGCTGATTTTCAGTCAGTTTTTTGCTTGATTATACCACCAACCCTGCTTCATGCCATTTAAGGTGAAGGTGAAAAGCAATCCCGTAATCTGGTGACGCATCTTATAAGATACCCTATATCTTTGTGACAAATATTGCCACATATTTGAGTTGAGTCACTTCTCAAATTCTATTTCTTCTTCTCAATTTGAGTTCTTAAAATTTGATTAGGCACTTAAGGCTATGAGAAATCAATGTCGCCAATGCAGTCAGAACTAGCGATTAAGCTTACATACAACTTCCAGTCATAGTAAATTTAAGAAGATGTATGATGTGGAACAAACATTACCAAGTCCTTTTAATTTgcccttttttcttcatttgtcaGTTTTCCtcaagtttgatcaaagaaaaccCTGCATTACAAATTTAGAAGCAACTGCTTTTTATCAATGAGATACATAGCTACTTCAATCACGTTCAAACGTAATTCGTAGAGATGTCCCATAGTACAAGCATAGTTATCAAGTGGCTccagaaaatttcaaattcccGGAAATGTAAGCCAATCGATGATCACTTGCAAAGCTTGCAGATGATCAAGTAATCCTATCGAATAAGTGGTGTACGTTACCTTATCTGAAGACGGTTCTTCCATCACATTCCGACGGTTCCTGTAATCCATGACGAGAGCTTTCGGATAGAGATCCAGTTGGGTTTGGTTAGGAATCAGTGGGCTTATATTCGTTCGACGACAGAAATCCTCGATGGCATTTGATCTGAGACCTCTCCGGTCTTCCAATCTATACACGCGAGGTACATTCCGAGCAacctgagaaagaagaaaaacattggCACCAAATTTAAACTatcttttcttgttttgcttAAGAAATCCATCAATCCATCCTTTGGGTGACATACTCGGTTCGACTTAAGCTCTTTTCTGACCATTACAGCCCCTctatttttttcacctttgatTATGCTGGCAGTTGTCCTCAGAATGGTAGAGCATCAGTTGAGAAGGGTAGAAACATCTGCTGGCATGATATAAGCCGTCTTTAAACTATATTTTAAAGTAGGGACTGGTCTACGAGAATGTTAATTTGACTCTTTGGAGCATATAGTAGTTCTTATATAGTTTATAGT from Tigriopus californicus strain San Diego chromosome 3, Tcal_SD_v2.1, whole genome shotgun sequence encodes:
- the LOC131878317 gene encoding uncharacterized protein LOC131878317 encodes the protein MRYGTWFLFQGIVTLFCLIQVIHVQSREVSHYTRVSRMTPPKDQEEAKGPIFYTRVTRESTSKLKKGSTDPFSYTRVARNVPRVYRLEDRRGLRSNAIEDFCRRTNISPLIPNQTQLDLYPKALVMDYRNRRNVMEEPSSDKDGFNSNTDSYLILRRLLCHGNERRLEPSVTMNRPPANGLNHMFDNWNMAHHEKRNGKPPADNGANQTPFLILRKYA